The window ACGAATCAAAGGCAGCTTTGAAGTCGGAGACGTTGTTATCTTTTGCCATGGCGGGAATCTTTTTGTCAAGCGTATTGCAGCGGTTGGTGGGAATGTGGTCATGCATAACGGAATCAACATGTCTGTACCCGAAGGCTCCTACTACATGCTGGGAGACAATGCGGATGACTCCTATGATTCCCGTTACTGGGACGAACCATTTGTACCAGTAACAACAGTTGTTGCTAAAGTATGGCTCCCGATAGGAGGTCGATAATAGAGGGGCAATCGCACGATTAGGTTGGCCGTGTGATGATGGATGCCAGTTTTTCCAAACCGTGCCGTTCAACAAAACGATAGGCATCAAAAAGATCGGAGAATTCCAGTGCTTCACTATAATATTCAGTGTAGCCCTGCGCTGACCTCATCAATGGATGTTGGCCGTTTACATTGATGGAAATATAGTATCTCAGCTCTGCCTGTTTCATTTTGTTTCGATTATCCTTTCTCACAGCATAGCTCTCATTATACGCCAGGGAATAGCCTTAATAAAGTTTTTTTGATAATTCCGCATCTTTTTCGACAAAAAAAGCCCGTCACTCAGAGGTAAACTCTCAGTGATGGGTCTTTATGAGTTTGTATGAGGAATAACAAGCCGAACTCGGCACAGCTGCCCTTGGCAAAAAAACAAGGCGGAGCTTTCGTAAATCTATACAATTTGCGAAAGGTTCGGAAAAACCCGTTGTCGCAGCGCCGTTTCCGGCCCGTGTGACGGAAATGCTGACGGCGCAAAGTCCGCCGCCGGGGCAAGAGAAAGGAAGCATATGCTTTGAACCACCCGCATCTTGTGCTCCAGGGAGGAATGGACATAGACCTGGAGCGTAGTCCGGACATCGGCATGGCCCAGCATCTCGCTCAAGCTCTTGATGTCCACACCCTGCTCCACGCAGCGCGACGCATAGGTGTGCCGCAGCACATGGAAATTTCGATAAGGGATCCCCGCCGCCTTCAGCAATGCGCGGTACTGGTATTGCAGTGTCCGCGGTTCCAGCGGAGCAGACTTACCGGTCAGAAAATAGTTCTCCTCATTCCTGGCCGGGCAAACCGTTTGCCTTAAAAGGGCCAGCATATCCTCTGGCAGCGGGATCGTGCGCCGGGCGTTGTCGGTTTTCGGCGGTTGCACCACCAGGTGGGTGTGCATGCCCTTTTTCATTCGCTGGGCCGTCTTGGTGACATGGATCACCCCATTACATAAATCAATATCCTTATACTGGAGCGCACATAGCTCCCCCAAGCGCAGACCGGCATTCAGCGCAAGCAGGACCCCAACGCCCGCCATGCTGGGCGCTTCCAGGACCTTTTTTGCCAACCGCCCAATCTCGTCTGCGAAAAATACCTCGATCTTTTTTCGGTGATAGACGGGCAGTTCGGCATTCACACCGGGACAGCTGCAGTCCAGCTTTTTGGCTGTATACTTCAGAATTGACTTTAGTAATACGCCGATGTCCCTGGCGCTTTTGCCGGATAGTCCGCTTCGCTGCAAGCGGCGCAGGAAATCAGAAATCTGATCCGCCGTCAGCTGGCAGATAGGGGCCGTTCCCAAAGCAGGCAAGATATAATGCTGCGTCAGATAGGAATACCGATTCCAGGATGATGCTTTCAGAACATGGCTTTTCTCGCTTAAAAACAGTTCTGCGGCCTGGGCCAAGGTCGCAGCAGATGCTTGCACGGCAGGCTTCTCTGGCAGCGTCTCAATGCATTGCTGCCGCTTGGCCCGGCACGCCTTATAGCTGTCGGCGTAAACATACCCATACTCAGCCTGCCCGGAAGCTGTGCGGCCGCGAATATATCGCCCCTCCCAGCGTCCGTCTTTCCGCTTGTAAATATTTTCTCCTCTTTTAGGCATGACCAACGCTCCTCCTTGACGATGTTTTTGACGGCGTAAACGATTTTGTGATTGGGAATATTTGTAAAATAGGCCCTTGAGTAGCAAGTGATTCTATGCGGCATTTATAATTTGTACCTACTTTTCGCTAAATTTCCGCAATTTAGGTATTGACTTCCCTCAAAAAAGACGATACAATGTGGATACATAGGTGGATTCTACTTTCGCAAATTGTATAGATTTACGAAAGAAAACTTCACCTCTACACCAACCAAAATCATTATCCCCCTAAAAGGATAAATAATACCGTAAAATTTCATAAGAAGTCCGAGGATGCTGCACGGCTGTTGCCCGAGCTGTAAAAGGCCAGGCGACCGCCTAAAAGGAAAGGGGTGCAATTCCCCATGCGGTCGGCACTGTAAGCGCAAGGATATGATCGAGGCGGGAAACCACTGGGACGAAAGTCCGTCATTGCGAGAAAATCGTGAGAAGACAGATCATAAACGCAGAGAGTATCTCATGGCGCAAGTCAGTAGAATTGTGTAGTTAGGACTCAAAGGCAGCGGGCGCTCTCTCCGTGGTGCTGATATGGCAGAAGTGTACGCTGATGACCCGGTATGGGTTTATCAGCGCTTTTTTTGTCATGAATCATTAAGGAGGTGTGCCCATGGGTAAAGTAGCAGGTGCGCAAAATTTTGACGGAGCGAATTGGTACGAGCAGCACATTGCCAAAAGAACACGGGATGCATTGGCTGAGCAGGACCGCGCTTTTGCGGAAAAACACGCAGGCGACAGCCTGGATCAGCTGGCGGCCTATCTCCGGCGCTGCGCCGGACATTGGGGAAAGTCCCCTGCCCCCATCGAGATCGTCGGTGGCAGTTACATCGCAGAGCGCTTTGGCGATTGGAAAGATGCGCTGAGAGCCGCCCACTTGAATCCTATATACAAAAAACCCCGCAATAGAGATTGCGGGCGCTATCAAAACGAAAAGAAAATCCAAATTCAGATGCATCGGAGCGAGCGTGACGCTAAACGGGCAGCACGGGTTGAGCGAGTCAAGCAACGCCAAAGCAAATGCGCTGTTCACGAAGCCACAGAGGAAACCTTCGTTGCAACAGATGTAATGCTTGAGTAAGGTTTGCCAAGTCGAGGGCGGAGATCCGCCAGCTTTTCCATATGGGCAGAAGGGGCTTAGCCAGCCCCTTCCGCCCAACCTCTTAACGAAAGCACCTTTCGCCTTGGACAGATCGGAACGCGACACCAATTATAATAGGGTGTCGCGCCCCTATATAACCTTGTTATTTTCTTATTGGATGCGAAAATGTGCTCGCAGCTAAGGTAATAATGCCAGCAGGCCTTATTATAAAAAAATTTCTGAGAGGAGA is drawn from Vescimonas fastidiosa and contains these coding sequences:
- a CDS encoding S26 family signal peptidase, producing the protein MRKKKLCLSRLLPVIAALLVLVMFRTVFILGYVPTNSMKPTLEAGSLILGVRIKGSFEVGDVVIFCHGGNLFVKRIAAVGGNVVMHNGINMSVPEGSYYMLGDNADDSYDSRYWDEPFVPVTTVVAKVWLPIGGR
- a CDS encoding tyrosine-type recombinase/integrase yields the protein MPKRGENIYKRKDGRWEGRYIRGRTASGQAEYGYVYADSYKACRAKRQQCIETLPEKPAVQASAATLAQAAELFLSEKSHVLKASSWNRYSYLTQHYILPALGTAPICQLTADQISDFLRRLQRSGLSGKSARDIGVLLKSILKYTAKKLDCSCPGVNAELPVYHRKKIEVFFADEIGRLAKKVLEAPSMAGVGVLLALNAGLRLGELCALQYKDIDLCNGVIHVTKTAQRMKKGMHTHLVVQPPKTDNARRTIPLPEDMLALLRQTVCPARNEENYFLTGKSAPLEPRTLQYQYRALLKAAGIPYRNFHVLRHTYASRCVEQGVDIKSLSEMLGHADVRTTLQVYVHSSLEHKMRVVQSICFLSLAPAADFAPSAFPSHGPETALRQRVFPNLSQIV
- a CDS encoding homing endonuclease associated repeat-containing protein, whose amino-acid sequence is MGKVAGAQNFDGANWYEQHIAKRTRDALAEQDRAFAEKHAGDSLDQLAAYLRRCAGHWGKSPAPIEIVGGSYIAERFGDWKDALRAAHLNPIYKKPRNRDCGRYQNEKKIQIQMHRSERDAKRAARVERVKQRQSKCAVHEATEETFVATDVMLE